Below is a genomic region from Bacillota bacterium.
GCATTCCTCAGGGGGCCGTAGTTACCAGATGCCAGGCCCGTCCCCTGAAACAGCGCTGCCCCGGGCTACCGGCGGATCAACTCCAGGACTATCCTGGCTAGGCTCTCCAGGTCCACCAGGGAAATCTCCTCATCAACGCTGTGGGGGTTCTTGTATCCCACCCCCAGTACGACGGATTTGATGCCCTTGGCATTGAGAACGCTGGCATCGCTTCCCCCGCCTGTGGAGGTTACTTGCGCCTTCAGGCCCGCTCTTTCCACGGCGCCCAGAGCCATCTGCACAACGGGTTCGTGGGGCCCAAGATCGTACCCTTCGTACTGCAATATCACCCTTTCCTCAACCTTTGCCCCGACCTTCCCGGCCCCTTCTTGCATGGAAGCCAGCATGTGCTCGGTTTCGGCTTTCATCTTGGCCTTGTCCAGAGAGCGTGTCTCTCCGTGGATCTCCACGCGTTCGCACACTATGTTAGTGGCCTTGCCACCCTGGATCAACCCCAGGTTAGCCGTGGTCTCTGGGTCGATCCTGCCAAGCTTCATGAGGCTTATCCCCAGTGCTGCCGCCTTCAGGGCATCGATGCCAGACTCGGGGCTAACACCGGCATGGGCAGCCTTGCCGGTGATGGTCCATTCCAGCCGGTTGTGATAGGGGGCCCTCGTCACGATGCGGCCCGGTGGGCCTGAGCTGTCCAGGACAAAAGCAAGGGGGGACCTCAGTTCCCCCGTCTCCAGGTACCTTACGCCCTTTAACCCCTGCTCCTCTGCCACGGTGAAGATGAGTTCCAGGCCAGCATGGGGCAATCCTTGCTCCCTGACGACCGTGAGGGCTTCAAGCAATGCCGCGATTCCGGCCCTGTCGTCAGCACCGAGAATGGTGTTCCCCTCGGACCTGATAATGCCACCCTCTACCCTGGGCACCACAGGGTGGTCCGCTTCCACCGTGTCCATGTGGGTTACCAAGCCAATCCACTCATTCCCGGGGGGGGTGGGCTCCAGTCTCCCGACGATGTTTCCACAGTTGCCGCCAATGGCCTCCCCGGTCCCATCCATGGCTGCCCTCACTTGGAGGGCTTCCAGTTGTGCCAGGACATTCTCAGCAACCAGGTGCTCGTTGAAGGATGGCCCCTCGATCGTGAGCAGGTTTAGAAAGTTCTCCAGAAGCCGTTCCCTATTCAACAATGCCATCACCTCCAAAGGGACTTGGGGGGTTGTTACAGAATACATACCCTACCCTAAACAGGGGGGACGACGCCATGATAACCGTGGGCCATGTGCTGGCAATCGAACCCCTCACCCAGGCCAGGGTAGTAGCCGGTGAGTCAGGCCTGGGGAATGCCATCGAACACGTTGACATCATTGAAGTGCCGGATGCTGATGCCTGGATCCGCCCCGGGTCCTTCCTGCTGACGACGGCATTTGCCTTCAAGGAAGACCCTGAGAAGCTCTTGGCCCTGATCGAACACCTCGGCAGGACCAAGGCGGCGGCGCTGGCCTTGAAGCCCCACAGGTTCCTGGGTTTCGTGCCCAGGGAGGCACTCTCCCTAGCCAACAAGTACTGCCTGCCACTGATAGAGATCCCAGCACACATGGCCTACATTGACATAACCACACCCATAATGACCCTCATCATTGACGAGCAGTCCTTCAGGCTGAAGCGCTCCGAAACCGTTCACAGGGTCTTGACGGACCTAATCCTTGGAGGCGGCGGGCTGCGCGAGATAGCCGGCGCCCTGCATTCCCTGCTCCGAAACCCTGTGGCAGTGCTCTCCCAGGACCTCGCAGTCCTGGCAGAGGTGCCTTCACATGATGACACCAAGGTCAAAGGCTTCCCGGGAAACATCTCCTTGGGGATACGGCAACTCTCAAAGGGGCGCAGCTCCGATGGCAGTCTCCCACAAAGGATTGACTTGGGTGGCTCGGGTTCAGCCGTGGTGGCGCCGGTTGTGGCCGGGCGCGAACTCTGCGGGTACCTGGCGGTTCTGGAGGCAACCGGCAAGGTTCCAGATACCGAATGGCTTGCCTTGGAGAAGGCCTCCACAGCGATAGCGCTGGATCTCATGAGACAGAAGGCCGTGGCCGAGGCCGAACACCGCATGGAACACGACCTGGTCATGGACATCCTCTCGGGGCCCGGGATAAGCGAGGATATCGCCCGTGAACGAGCCAAGTACTTCTCCTGGAGGCTCGAGGGCAACGTCGGTGTGGCTGTGGTGGACATAGATGACTTCACCACATACTATCACTCCAGGCCTAAGGATGAGATCCACATTCAGAGGATGAAGGAATCCCTTTTCCAATTGATAGTCAAGGTGACAGGGGAGATCAGCCCAGGTGCCATAGTCACTAGGTACAGTGACGGCGCCGTAGTCCTCCTCACTGACATCCCGCCTGCGTCCAAGACATGGCTGGATGAAGTGGCCAAGTCGATCCACCGGGAACTCTCCCAGTCCATAGATGGCCCCACCTGTTCAATAGGGGTGGGGGGAGTGTACTCCCAGCTGTCCCAAACATGGCGCAGCTTCAACCAGGCCCAGAAGGCCATAGAGATCGGAAGGATGATCCACGGGAAGAACACCGTTCACTGCTATAACACGCTTGGCATCTACCGTCTCATCTGCGACTACCACGACAGGGAAGCACTCCAGGAGATAGTCGAACAAACCATCGGCCCGTTGCTCAAGTACGACAGGAACAACAACGGCTCCCTCATGGAAACCCTCCACACGTACCTTGCATGCGATAAGTGCCAGAAGACTGCCGCGGAGCAATTGTACTTGCACCGCAACTCTATGAAGTACCGCCTCCAGCTAATACGGAACCTCCTGGGGGATGACGCCCTCACGGGGTTCGGCGCCACCCGCGTCCACCTCGCCCTGGCCATATACATGGTACTTTCCCGGCACTCCTGAAAATCCTTCCCAGGCAGCATGCTGTGTTCCTTTGTGCATGGGGCATGATCAGCAGGCATTTCCTTCATGCATCAGAACCGTTGTCACACCGTTGGCCCAAATACTACAGTCGAACTACAAAATGGGGGCGTGTGCCCCTGAAGAAGGAGGGATCCACAGTGAGTACGGAAGTGAAAACCCCGCTCGGCCCCAAGAGCCATCCAAAGGCCCTTACCGGCGTAAACCTGATCTTGGGGTTGGCCATGGCCGCCGTTTCCGGGGCCATCTGCATGCAGATCATAGGGCGTATCGGGATAACACCCAACACATCCATTATTGGCGCTATCGTGGCAATCACCCTGGCCAGGGTTGTTGCCAGCCTGAGACCGCTGGACAGCCAAAACATCATTCAGACCTACACATCAGCTGGAGGTTTTTCTGCGGCTAATGCTGGACTTCTTTCCGTGGCCATCGTGTTCTTAATGGGGCAACCCGCTCTTGTCTATCCTCTTCTTATCGGGTCAGGCATTGGTGTGCTGCTTGACGTGTGGTTCGTCACCCAGTTGTACAATACCAAGGTATACCCTGCTGAGGGGGCCTGGCCCCCTGGCGTGGCCACCGCCGAGGCACTCTGGGCGGCTGACGAGGGAGGCAAGCGAGCCAGGAGACTTGTGGAAGGCATCATAGCTGGCATAATCGGCACCTACTTCAAGTTGCCAATGGCAGGCATCGGCATAGCCTTTATCGCCAACATCTTCGCCATCACTGCTCTGGGCATAGGCCTTCTCATCCGAGGTTACGCACCAGTGCTCTTCGGCGTCAACCTGGGGGAGACCTATGTTCCCCACGGGATGATGATTGGCGCTGGTCTGGTCCAGCTCGTCCAGGCCTTCCTGATCATCTCAAGGAAACAGGAGGAGAAGGAAACTGCTCAAACCGAGGCTAACGAAGGCATCCCCAAGAAGATAGTGATTCACTTCGCGCTCTTTTCCGTAGGCGCCTTGGTGATGGCACTGATTGCAGGGGCGCTGTGGCAGATGAGCCTAGGCCAGATAATCGTAT
It encodes:
- a CDS encoding M20/M25/M40 family metallo-hydrolase, with the translated sequence MLNRERLLENFLNLLTIEGPSFNEHLVAENVLAQLEALQVRAAMDGTGEAIGGNCGNIVGRLEPTPPGNEWIGLVTHMDTVEADHPVVPRVEGGIIRSEGNTILGADDRAGIAALLEALTVVREQGLPHAGLELIFTVAEEQGLKGVRYLETGELRSPLAFVLDSSGPPGRIVTRAPYHNRLEWTITGKAAHAGVSPESGIDALKAAALGISLMKLGRIDPETTANLGLIQGGKATNIVCERVEIHGETRSLDKAKMKAETEHMLASMQEGAGKVGAKVEERVILQYEGYDLGPHEPVVQMALGAVERAGLKAQVTSTGGGSDASVLNAKGIKSVVLGVGYKNPHSVDEEISLVDLESLARIVLELIRR
- a CDS encoding PucR family transcriptional regulator ligand-binding domain-containing protein; translated protein: MITVGHVLAIEPLTQARVVAGESGLGNAIEHVDIIEVPDADAWIRPGSFLLTTAFAFKEDPEKLLALIEHLGRTKAAALALKPHRFLGFVPREALSLANKYCLPLIEIPAHMAYIDITTPIMTLIIDEQSFRLKRSETVHRVLTDLILGGGGLREIAGALHSLLRNPVAVLSQDLAVLAEVPSHDDTKVKGFPGNISLGIRQLSKGRSSDGSLPQRIDLGGSGSAVVAPVVAGRELCGYLAVLEATGKVPDTEWLALEKASTAIALDLMRQKAVAEAEHRMEHDLVMDILSGPGISEDIARERAKYFSWRLEGNVGVAVVDIDDFTTYYHSRPKDEIHIQRMKESLFQLIVKVTGEISPGAIVTRYSDGAVVLLTDIPPASKTWLDEVAKSIHRELSQSIDGPTCSIGVGGVYSQLSQTWRSFNQAQKAIEIGRMIHGKNTVHCYNTLGIYRLICDYHDREALQEIVEQTIGPLLKYDRNNNGSLMETLHTYLACDKCQKTAAEQLYLHRNSMKYRLQLIRNLLGDDALTGFGATRVHLALAIYMVLSRHS
- a CDS encoding OPT/YSL family transporter, which produces MSTEVKTPLGPKSHPKALTGVNLILGLAMAAVSGAICMQIIGRIGITPNTSIIGAIVAITLARVVASLRPLDSQNIIQTYTSAGGFSAANAGLLSVAIVFLMGQPALVYPLLIGSGIGVLLDVWFVTQLYNTKVYPAEGAWPPGVATAEALWAADEGGKRARRLVEGIIAGIIGTYFKLPMAGIGIAFIANIFAITALGIGLLIRGYAPVLFGVNLGETYVPHGMMIGAGLVQLVQAFLIISRKQEEKETAQTEANEGIPKKIVIHFALFSVGALVMALIAGALWQMSLGQIIVFTLFAGFAAAASTIIVGLCAMHSGWFPAFAVTIIFLTIGMFLGIPAVPLALLTGYTASTGPLFADFGYDLKTGWLIRGRGQDMAYEKDGRKQQFIAEAVGGIMGLVMVGLFAGMHFKLDLLPPVSRVFAATINAGADPGIVRQLILWSIPGAAIQVIGGPGRAMGVLFATGLLIMSPIYGWGLIAAVIARRIIGEEPMKVREAGLIAGDGIYGFVNSIIRTFFA